One stretch of Musicola paradisiaca NCPPB 2511 DNA includes these proteins:
- the oppC gene encoding oligopeptide ABC transporter permease OppC — MFLNKRNREALDNFGEKLEVEGRSLWQDARRRFMHNRAALASLCVLALITLFVVFGPMLAPFNYADTDFGMMSNAPDMASKHYFGTDSSGRDLLVRVAIGGRISLMVGVAAALVAVVVGTLYGALSGYIGGKTDSVMMRLLEILNSFPFMFFVILLVTLFGQNILLIFVAIGMVSWLDMARIVRGQTLSLKRKEFIEAALVCGVSTRNIVLRHIVPNVLGVVVVYASLLVPSMILFESFLSFLGLGTQEPLSSWGALLNDGANSMEVSPWLLLFPAVFLVVTLFCFNFIGDGLRDALDPKDR, encoded by the coding sequence ATGTTTTTGAATAAACGCAACCGCGAAGCGCTGGATAATTTCGGCGAAAAACTGGAAGTCGAAGGGCGCAGCCTGTGGCAGGACGCGCGCCGTCGCTTTATGCATAACCGTGCGGCGCTGGCCAGCCTGTGCGTGCTGGCTCTGATTACGCTATTTGTCGTCTTCGGCCCGATGCTGGCGCCTTTCAACTATGCCGATACTGATTTCGGCATGATGTCTAATGCCCCTGATATGGCGTCCAAACACTATTTTGGCACTGATTCTTCCGGTCGCGACCTGCTGGTTCGAGTGGCGATTGGCGGCCGAATCTCTTTGATGGTCGGGGTGGCGGCGGCGTTGGTCGCCGTCGTCGTCGGTACGCTGTACGGGGCGTTATCCGGTTATATCGGGGGAAAAACAGACTCCGTCATGATGCGTCTGCTGGAGATCCTGAACTCTTTTCCGTTCATGTTTTTCGTCATCCTGCTGGTCACTCTGTTCGGCCAGAATATTCTGCTGATTTTCGTGGCTATCGGTATGGTGTCCTGGCTGGATATGGCCCGTATTGTGCGTGGCCAGACGCTGAGTCTCAAACGCAAGGAGTTCATTGAAGCGGCGCTGGTGTGCGGCGTATCTACCCGTAATATCGTGTTGCGACATATCGTGCCCAATGTGCTGGGCGTGGTGGTGGTCTACGCTTCATTGCTGGTGCCGAGCATGATTCTGTTTGAATCGTTCCTCAGTTTTCTGGGATTGGGAACCCAGGAGCCCTTAAGTAGCTGGGGGGCATTGCTGAATGACGGCGCCAACTCGATGGAAGTTTCTCCCTGGCTGTTGTTGTTTCCCGCTGTTTTTCTGGTGGTAACGCTGTTCTGTTTCAACTTTATCGGCGATGGCTTGCGTGATGCCCTCGACCCGAAAGATCGCTAA
- the oppB gene encoding oligopeptide ABC transporter permease OppB has translation MLKFIFRRCLEAIPTLFILITISFFMMRLAPGSPFTGERTLPPEVLANIEAKYHLNDPMMKQYGNYLVQLLQGDFGPSFKYKDYSVNELVSRSFPVSAKLGAAAFLLAVILGVTSGVVAALNQNSKWDYTVMGFAMTGVVIPSFVVAPLLVLVFAITLRWLPGGGWNGGAPKYIILPMVALSLSYIASIARITRGSMIEVLHSNFIRTARAKGLPLRRIILRHALKPTLLPVLSYMGPAFVGIITGSMVIETIFGLPGIGQLFVNGALNRDYSLVLSLTILVGALTILFNAVVDVLYAVIDPKIRY, from the coding sequence ATGTTAAAATTTATTTTCCGTCGTTGTCTGGAAGCCATCCCGACGCTGTTTATCCTGATCACCATTTCGTTCTTTATGATGCGTTTGGCGCCGGGAAGCCCGTTTACCGGAGAGCGTACCCTCCCGCCGGAAGTGCTGGCGAATATTGAAGCTAAGTATCATCTCAACGATCCCATGATGAAACAGTACGGCAACTATCTGGTTCAGTTGCTGCAGGGTGATTTTGGGCCTTCGTTTAAATACAAAGATTACTCGGTTAACGAACTGGTATCCCGGTCGTTTCCGGTCTCCGCCAAACTCGGGGCTGCCGCGTTTCTGCTGGCGGTGATTCTGGGTGTGACGTCCGGCGTAGTCGCCGCGTTGAATCAAAACAGCAAGTGGGACTATACGGTGATGGGGTTTGCCATGACCGGCGTGGTGATCCCAAGCTTTGTGGTCGCGCCGTTGCTGGTGCTGGTCTTTGCCATTACGTTGCGCTGGTTGCCGGGCGGCGGCTGGAATGGCGGCGCACCGAAATACATCATTTTGCCGATGGTGGCGTTGTCGCTGTCCTATATCGCCAGCATTGCGCGTATTACCCGCGGTTCCATGATTGAGGTGCTGCATTCGAACTTCATTCGCACCGCGCGGGCAAAAGGGCTGCCTCTGCGCCGCATTATTCTGCGACACGCGCTGAAACCGACGTTGCTGCCTGTACTGTCTTATATGGGGCCCGCATTTGTCGGCATTATCACCGGCTCTATGGTGATCGAAACGATTTTTGGCCTGCCCGGTATTGGTCAATTGTTTGTGAATGGTGCGCTGAACCGTGATTACTCGCTGGTGCTGAGCCTGACTATTCTGGTCGGGGCGCTGACTATTCTGTTCAATGCGGTCGTTGATGTGTTGTATGCCGTCATCGATCCGAAGATCCGTTACTGA